GCCACCGGGGTCGGGGCCCTCCCGGTGCTCCTCCGCTGCAGACCCTCCCCCAAGCTCACCGACGGGATGCTCGGGTTTGCGGCCGGGGTGATGCTCGCCGCCACGTTCTTCTCCCTCCTCCTCCCGGCGATCGAGGCCGGCGGGCCGTGGCGGGCGGTGGTGGGGCTCCTCCTCGGGGTGGGCCTCCTCATCGCGGCCGACCGGCTGATCCCCCACCTCCACTTCCTCCACGGCCGGGAGGGCCTGGGCAGCCGCCTGGGCAAGGTGTGGCTGTTTGCTTTTGCTGTCACAATCCACAACTTCCCGGAGGGGCTCGCGGTGGGGGTCACGTTCGGGCAAGGGGACATCGGGGCGGCGGTGGCCCTGGCCACGGGGATTGCCCTCCAGAACATGCCCGAGGGGCTGGCCGTGGCCCTGCCCCTGGTCGGCGAGGGCTACTCACGTGGGCGGGCCCTCCTCTACGCGACAATGACCGGATTGGCCGAGCCCCTCGCCGGAGCGCTCGGGGCATTGGCGGTGGTCGAGGCCGCCGGCCTCCTCCCCTATGCGCTGGCGTTCGCGGCCGGGGCGATGCTGTACGTGATCTCCGATGAGATCATCCCCGAGTCCCACCGGCGAGGACACGAGCTCGCCGCCACCGGCGGGCTCATCCTCGGCTTCACGGCGATGATGCTCCTGGACACCCTGCTCGGCTAAGTTCCGCCCGTCGCCGCGGGCTCGTGGTTGAACCGGGGCAGGATGACTCCTGGGACCTCGTCCAGGTTCTGGTAGTGGTCGGAAGCCCGGATCAGCTCCACCGACGTCGATCCACGACCGGGGCCGAGGACGGTCACCCGCTTCCCTTGGCGGCTGAGGAAATCCACCAGGGCCACGAAGTCCGAGTCCCCGGTCACCAGCACCATTTCGTGCACGAGAGGGGCTAAGTTCACCGCCTCCAGCACGAGCTCGGTGTCCATGTTCGCCTTCATGCCCCCATCGGCATGCTCCCGCACCGGCTTGATCAGCACCCGAAACCCCATGAACGACAGGGCGTCCACCAACCTCATCCGGCGCTCATCGTCCCGCCGATAGGGGATGAACGCGAGGAACTTCACCTCGCGTTCATCCAGCCCGTGCTGGTTGAGGATGTATTCCTTGAGCGCATCGTAGCGGACCTCGCTACCCTGCCGCTCGAACGTCTCT
The genomic region above belongs to Candidatus Acetothermia bacterium and contains:
- a CDS encoding ZIP family metal transporter — protein: MSPLALGALASLAAGLATGVGALPVLLRCRPSPKLTDGMLGFAAGVMLAATFFSLLLPAIEAGGPWRAVVGLLLGVGLLIAADRLIPHLHFLHGREGLGSRLGKVWLFAFAVTIHNFPEGLAVGVTFGQGDIGAAVALATGIALQNMPEGLAVALPLVGEGYSRGRALLYATMTGLAEPLAGALGALAVVEAAGLLPYALAFAAGAMLYVISDEIIPESHRRGHELAATGGLILGFTAMMLLDTLLG
- a CDS encoding NYN domain-containing protein, with the translated sequence MKLRVAVLVDVQNIQETFERQGSEVRYDALKEYILNQHGLDEREVKFLAFIPYRRDDERRMRLVDALSFMGFRVLIKPVREHADGGMKANMDTELVLEAVNLAPLVHEMVLVTGDSDFVALVDFLSRQGKRVTVLGPGRGSTSVELIRASDHYQNLDEVPGVILPRFNHEPAATGGT